In Chryseobacterium lactis, a single genomic region encodes these proteins:
- a CDS encoding NADPH-dependent FMN reductase, producing MNTVIGLIAGSLRKESFSKKIAWALIDMAPEGFEFKIISIEDLPVYNQDFDDYNNVPESYVKFREEIRSIEGVIFITPEHNRSVPAALKNAIDIGSRPSGKSVWNGKPGAVFSNSPGNLSAFGANHHLRQSLVFLNIPTMQQPEVYLPHINKMLDENGNLNDKDTKDFLQKAVDAYIEWFKKNK from the coding sequence ATGAATACAGTAATCGGACTTATCGCAGGAAGCTTACGTAAAGAATCTTTCTCCAAAAAAATAGCATGGGCTCTTATTGACATGGCTCCCGAAGGATTTGAATTTAAAATTATTTCCATTGAAGATTTACCTGTATACAATCAGGATTTTGATGATTACAATAATGTTCCGGAATCTTATGTAAAGTTTAGAGAAGAAATCAGAAGTATTGAAGGGGTGATTTTTATTACTCCTGAACACAACCGGTCTGTACCTGCTGCTTTGAAAAATGCCATTGATATTGGCTCCAGGCCATCGGGGAAAAGTGTATGGAATGGAAAACCGGGAGCTGTCTTCAGCAATTCACCCGGGAATTTATCGGCTTTTGGAGCGAATCATCATTTGAGACAAAGCCTTGTCTTTCTTAATATTCCAACGATGCAGCAACCTGAGGTTTATTTGCCTCATATCAACAAAATGTTAGATGAAAACGGGAATTTAAATGATAAGGATACTAAAGATTTTTTGCAGAAAGCAGTCGATGCCTACATTGAATGGTTTAAAAAGAATAAATAA
- a CDS encoding acyl carrier protein → MSDIASRVKAIIADKLDVEETEVTPEASFTNDLGADSLDTVELIMEFEKEFNIQIPDDQAEKITTVGHAIAYIEEVVNK, encoded by the coding sequence ATGTCAGACATTGCATCAAGAGTAAAAGCTATCATCGCTGATAAGCTTGACGTTGAAGAAACAGAAGTAACTCCTGAAGCTAGCTTCACTAACGATTTAGGAGCTGATTCACTAGATACAGTTGAGTTAATCATGGAATTCGAAAAAGAATTTAACATTCAAATCCCAGATGACCAAGCTGAAAAAATTACTACTGTAGGACACGCTATCGCTTACATCGAAGAAGTAGTAAATAAATAA
- the fabF gene encoding beta-ketoacyl-ACP synthase II encodes MELKRVVVTGFGAITPIGNNAKEYWENLVKGESGAAPITLFDATNFKTKFACEVKDFDPLQHFDKKEAKKMDRNTQLGLVAAREAVAHSRIIEDNVDKNRVGVIWGSGIGGLETFETEVLGWANTEIPRFNPFFIPKMIADITPGHISIEYGFHGPNYTTVSACASSANAIIDSKMLIQLGKADVIVCGGSEAAVTASGVGGFNAMMALSTRNDDPKTASRPFDKDRDGFVLGEGAGTIILEEYEHAVKRGATIYAELLGGGLSADAHHMTAPHPEGLGAYLVMKSCLEDAGLTADEVDHINMHGTSTPLGDIAESNAISRLLGEHAFDIQINSTKSMTGHLLGAAGVIEAIAALGTIIHGTVPPTINHFTDDENIDSRLNFTFNTAVKKDVKVAMSNTFGFGGHNACVLFKKI; translated from the coding sequence ATGGAATTAAAAAGAGTAGTTGTAACCGGATTTGGAGCAATAACACCGATTGGAAATAATGCAAAAGAATACTGGGAAAATCTTGTAAAAGGTGAGAGCGGTGCCGCTCCGATTACTCTTTTTGATGCCACAAACTTTAAGACAAAGTTCGCTTGTGAAGTGAAAGATTTCGATCCATTGCAGCATTTCGATAAGAAAGAAGCAAAAAAAATGGACCGAAACACCCAGTTGGGGCTTGTTGCAGCAAGAGAAGCTGTAGCACATTCCAGAATTATTGAAGACAATGTAGATAAAAACAGAGTCGGCGTAATTTGGGGTTCCGGAATCGGAGGTTTAGAGACTTTTGAAACTGAAGTACTAGGATGGGCCAATACGGAAATTCCTAGATTCAATCCTTTCTTTATTCCTAAAATGATTGCGGATATTACTCCGGGACACATCTCTATCGAGTATGGTTTCCACGGACCCAATTATACTACTGTATCTGCATGTGCATCTTCAGCAAATGCTATAATTGATTCCAAAATGCTGATCCAGTTAGGAAAAGCTGATGTAATTGTGTGCGGAGGCTCAGAAGCTGCCGTTACTGCAAGTGGTGTCGGTGGATTCAATGCAATGATGGCACTTTCTACAAGAAATGACGATCCAAAAACAGCTTCAAGACCTTTTGACAAAGACAGAGACGGATTTGTATTAGGAGAAGGAGCAGGAACGATCATCCTTGAAGAATATGAGCACGCAGTAAAACGTGGTGCAACAATTTATGCAGAATTATTAGGAGGAGGTCTTAGTGCTGATGCACATCACATGACCGCTCCACATCCTGAAGGTCTTGGCGCTTATCTGGTAATGAAAAGTTGTCTGGAAGATGCTGGTTTAACTGCTGATGAAGTAGATCATATCAATATGCATGGTACTTCTACTCCATTAGGAGACATCGCAGAATCCAATGCAATTTCAAGATTATTAGGCGAGCATGCTTTTGACATTCAGATCAATTCTACAAAATCGATGACAGGTCACCTTCTAGGGGCGGCAGGTGTCATTGAAGCTATCGCTGCGTTAGGAACTATTATTCATGGTACTGTTCCTCCTACCATCAACCATTTTACTGATGATGAAAATATTGACAGCAGACTAAACTTTACGTTTAATACAGCTGTGAAGAAAGATGTAAAAGTAGCCATGAGCAATACTTTTGGATTTGGCGGGCATAACGCTTGCGTTCTATTTAAGAAAATCTAA
- the rnc gene encoding ribonuclease III codes for MELQKYFSKFLLKKRKRQLTERDYFLSTELNRVLGTEVQNLALYREAFSLKNSSKNQDSNYERLEFLGDSVLGTIISCHLFQTYPQANEGYLTQMKSKIVNRKNLNKLGEDLKLTNLLQKQNSSSALGENISGNLFEALIGAVYLDFHYDTCKKIIMEKLLTPSEINKLENKIVSYKGLLLEWSQKKKVNIKYETCEEIQVNKSIVFRCHVWLGDEKIANATETSKKKAEEKAAQRAFYILNKKENILGNSKTL; via the coding sequence ATGGAGTTACAGAAATACTTTTCTAAATTCCTTCTCAAAAAAAGAAAAAGACAATTAACGGAGAGAGACTATTTTCTCAGTACCGAGCTCAACAGAGTTTTGGGTACGGAGGTTCAAAATCTTGCTCTTTACCGTGAGGCTTTTTCTTTGAAAAATTCTTCTAAAAATCAAGACAGCAATTACGAAAGACTTGAATTTTTAGGAGATTCTGTTTTGGGTACAATTATTTCTTGTCATTTGTTCCAGACTTATCCTCAGGCTAATGAAGGATATCTGACACAGATGAAATCTAAGATTGTTAATAGGAAAAACCTTAATAAACTAGGAGAAGATCTCAAACTTACCAACCTTTTGCAAAAGCAAAACAGTTCTTCAGCTTTGGGTGAAAATATCTCCGGAAACTTATTTGAAGCCTTAATCGGTGCCGTTTACCTGGACTTCCACTATGATACTTGCAAAAAGATCATTATGGAAAAATTGCTGACGCCTTCCGAAATCAATAAGCTTGAAAATAAAATTGTAAGTTATAAAGGTTTGCTGCTGGAATGGAGCCAAAAGAAGAAGGTCAATATAAAATATGAAACCTGCGAAGAAATCCAGGTGAATAAATCGATCGTATTCAGGTGCCACGTTTGGTTAGGAGACGAAAAAATTGCCAATGCAACAGAAACGTCTAAGAAAAAAGCGGAGGAAAAGGCAGCACAAAGAGCATTTTATATCTTAAATAAAAAAGAAAATATACTTGGAAATTCAAAAACTTTATGA
- a CDS encoding IPExxxVDY family protein, which translates to MEIQKLYDLDDIEFEDIAIGLVRLAKDIPAHEFFFKINQNNDLSFSRKKDLVFHGDYYDYFFPRYEAYHKFSKTCFTFISNKSSESKQKKVQTELFTEEENIKFLLNNQVDVEYILHSSEQFPDFSVILLPENLVFPIQDYTLSSEEELYQIIQYYE; encoded by the coding sequence TTGGAAATTCAAAAACTTTATGATCTGGATGATATAGAATTTGAAGATATTGCCATAGGATTGGTAAGATTAGCAAAAGATATACCCGCTCACGAGTTTTTTTTCAAAATCAATCAAAATAACGACCTCAGTTTCTCAAGAAAAAAAGATCTTGTTTTTCATGGGGATTATTATGACTATTTTTTTCCGAGATATGAGGCCTACCACAAGTTTTCAAAGACTTGTTTTACTTTTATTTCAAACAAATCTTCTGAAAGTAAGCAAAAAAAAGTTCAAACCGAACTCTTTACAGAAGAAGAAAACATTAAATTTTTATTAAATAATCAGGTAGATGTAGAATATATTCTGCATAGTTCGGAACAGTTTCCTGATTTTTCCGTAATTTTGCTCCCTGAAAATCTTGTGTTTCCAATTCAAGATTATACACTGAGTTCTGAAGAGGAACTTTATCAAATTATCCAGTATTATGAATAA
- the pyk gene encoding pyruvate kinase, whose amino-acid sequence MNKYLKKTKIIATLGPASSSKEVMLDLMKAGVDIFRINFSHADYDLVRKNIDIIRELNSEYGYSVGILGDLQGPKLRVGVVKEGSYLNPGDILTFTNEKMEGDSTKVYMTYQQFPQDVKAGERILIDDGKLVLEVIETNEKDTVKAKTIQGGPLSSKKGVNLPNTQVSLPALTEKDIQDANFMMDMEVDWIALSFVRHAQDIIDLKELIAKHPNGKFKTPIIAKIEKPEGVKNIEEILVECDGLMVARGDLGVEVPMEEVPAIQKNLVEKARFYSKPVIIATQMMETMINSLTPTRAEVNDVANSVLDGADAVMLSGETSVGRYPVQVVENMAKIVKNIETTHFYQHKNEPIEKDYNCIDERFITNRVCLAAVRIAKTTNVSAIVTLTHSGYTAFQLAAHRPNSQIIVYSGNKRVITMLNLLWGVHAYYYDMKKSTDETIIQVNMLTHNYGYIETGDFVININATPSYEGGKTNTLRLTTV is encoded by the coding sequence ATGAATAAGTATTTAAAGAAGACAAAAATTATCGCAACACTAGGGCCGGCTTCATCATCGAAGGAGGTAATGTTAGATTTAATGAAGGCGGGTGTTGATATTTTCAGAATAAATTTTTCCCATGCAGATTACGACTTAGTTCGAAAAAATATTGATATAATTAGAGAACTAAACAGCGAGTACGGGTATTCGGTGGGTATCCTCGGAGACCTTCAGGGACCGAAGCTGAGAGTCGGTGTCGTAAAGGAAGGATCTTACCTGAACCCTGGAGACATTCTTACTTTCACCAATGAAAAGATGGAAGGAGATTCTACCAAAGTTTACATGACTTACCAACAGTTTCCTCAGGATGTAAAAGCAGGAGAAAGAATTCTTATTGACGACGGTAAGCTTGTATTGGAGGTTATTGAAACCAACGAAAAAGATACCGTAAAAGCTAAAACAATCCAGGGAGGACCTCTAAGTTCTAAAAAAGGAGTAAACCTACCTAACACGCAGGTTTCTCTTCCTGCATTGACGGAGAAAGATATTCAGGATGCCAACTTCATGATGGACATGGAAGTAGACTGGATCGCACTTTCTTTTGTTCGTCATGCCCAGGATATCATTGATTTAAAGGAATTAATTGCCAAGCATCCAAATGGTAAATTCAAAACTCCGATTATCGCGAAGATTGAAAAACCGGAAGGGGTTAAAAATATTGAAGAAATTCTTGTAGAATGTGACGGATTAATGGTTGCCCGTGGTGACCTTGGAGTAGAAGTTCCAATGGAAGAAGTTCCTGCCATCCAGAAAAATCTGGTAGAGAAAGCAAGATTCTATTCCAAACCGGTTATCATTGCTACCCAGATGATGGAAACCATGATCAACAGCTTGACGCCAACAAGGGCGGAAGTAAATGACGTTGCCAACTCTGTATTGGATGGTGCTGACGCTGTAATGCTTTCAGGGGAGACTTCTGTAGGAAGATATCCTGTACAGGTTGTGGAAAACATGGCTAAAATTGTAAAAAACATTGAGACCACTCATTTCTATCAACATAAAAATGAGCCCATCGAAAAAGATTATAACTGTATTGATGAGAGATTCATCACCAACAGAGTATGTCTTGCAGCGGTAAGAATTGCTAAAACAACGAATGTTTCGGCTATTGTAACTCTTACTCACTCTGGATATACAGCTTTCCAGCTTGCGGCTCACAGACCAAATTCTCAAATCATCGTGTACAGTGGAAATAAAAGGGTGATCACCATGTTGAACCTTCTTTGGGGTGTTCACGCGTATTATTATGATATGAAGAAGTCTACGGATGAAACCATCATTCAGGTTAATATGCTTACCCACAACTACGGGTATATTGAAACCGGAGATTTTGTTATCAACATTAACGCTACTCCATCCTATGAAGGCGGAAAGACAAATACATTAAGATTGACAACAGTATAA
- a CDS encoding aldehyde dehydrogenase family protein — MEQLIESKLVKADKAFSAWRKVPFEERQKLIAKAAEILKNNSEKFGRIITTEMNKPISESIAEVEKCALMMNYYADAENILKPEKVASEFAYSEVHYVPKGVILGVMPWNFPFWQVLRFATPAILAGNTVVLKHASICFGSGNAIEEALLEAGFPEGIFQNLEVGHQAVKEILEHDAVKGVSLTGSGKAGGEVASIAGLNIKKSLLELGGSDAFIIFEDADLQEAAKSGVKSRLQNCGQTCTAAKRFIIDEKVENEFLPIFIEEYKKYEIGDPFSKDTKLAGMARPDLADELEAQFNRALENGAEIIIPLERISENQFKPGLIRVQEGNPILKEELFGPLGMVMIAKDADEALQIANDIPFGLSNSVWTKDKDRQVFFIENLESGTVNINRMTSSDPRFPFGGSKGSGYGTELSLLALKEFVTAKTIVGN, encoded by the coding sequence ATGGAACAATTGATTGAAAGCAAGCTTGTTAAAGCCGATAAAGCGTTTTCAGCATGGAGAAAAGTGCCGTTTGAGGAAAGGCAGAAGTTAATTGCAAAAGCAGCAGAAATTTTAAAAAATAATTCGGAAAAATTTGGAAGGATCATTACTACTGAGATGAACAAACCGATTTCAGAATCGATTGCCGAGGTTGAGAAGTGTGCTTTAATGATGAATTATTATGCGGATGCTGAAAATATTTTAAAACCTGAAAAAGTAGCATCTGAATTTGCCTATTCTGAAGTTCATTATGTTCCAAAAGGGGTGATTTTAGGGGTGATGCCGTGGAATTTTCCTTTCTGGCAGGTGTTGAGATTTGCTACTCCTGCAATTTTGGCAGGAAATACGGTAGTTTTGAAGCATGCATCAATTTGTTTCGGAAGTGGAAATGCGATCGAAGAAGCTCTTTTGGAAGCAGGTTTTCCGGAAGGTATTTTCCAGAACTTAGAAGTAGGACATCAGGCCGTAAAGGAAATTCTTGAACATGATGCTGTAAAAGGAGTAAGTCTTACAGGGAGTGGAAAAGCAGGTGGAGAAGTGGCTTCAATAGCTGGTTTAAATATCAAAAAATCTTTACTTGAACTAGGCGGAAGCGATGCCTTTATCATTTTTGAGGATGCCGATCTGCAGGAAGCTGCAAAATCAGGAGTAAAATCAAGGCTTCAAAACTGTGGTCAAACCTGTACTGCTGCTAAAAGATTTATCATTGATGAAAAGGTTGAGAATGAATTTTTACCTATTTTCATTGAAGAATATAAAAAATATGAGATTGGTGATCCTTTTAGTAAAGACACCAAACTAGCCGGAATGGCAAGACCTGACCTTGCTGATGAGTTGGAGGCCCAATTCAACAGAGCATTGGAAAATGGTGCGGAAATCATCATTCCTTTGGAAAGAATTTCAGAGAATCAATTTAAACCAGGTTTAATCAGGGTTCAGGAAGGAAATCCAATTTTAAAAGAAGAGCTTTTCGGACCTCTTGGAATGGTTATGATTGCTAAAGATGCTGATGAAGCTCTACAGATTGCCAACGATATCCCTTTCGGACTTTCTAATTCTGTCTGGACTAAGGATAAAGACCGCCAGGTATTCTTCATCGAAAACCTTGAATCAGGCACTGTTAATATCAACAGAATGACCAGTTCTGACCCGCGTTTCCCATTCGGTGGCTCAAAGGGTTCAGGATATGGGACAGAGCTTTCTTTACTGGCTTTAAAAGAGTTTGTGACAGCAAAGACTATCGTAGGCAACTAA
- the hutG gene encoding formimidoylglutamase produces the protein MFQNIWQGRLDGEELLFHRLFQRVKEEQNYDNISTNDFVLHGFAVDEGVRRNKGRQGAKEAPDVIRKNMSNFPVILPDFSMLDFGNITCEDGNLESSQNNLAKNVSKVLLKGGKSLVLSGGHEVTYAHYLGVKTAFPEQKIGIINIDAHFDNRQPENGVGPSSGTGFWQIAQEGPINSLHIGIQRNSNTLKLFDTAHQYGMKYILADELFFENLSSIYQRIDDLLNNVDYVYLTICMDVFNASIAPGVSASAYNGIFADATFMHFYRHILKNKKLVALDVAEVNPSFDIQDRTARLAACLVNEWLMM, from the coding sequence ATGTTTCAAAATATTTGGCAGGGTAGATTGGATGGAGAAGAACTTCTCTTCCACAGGCTATTTCAGAGAGTAAAAGAAGAACAGAATTACGACAATATTTCAACGAATGATTTCGTTTTACATGGCTTTGCTGTGGACGAGGGAGTGAGGAGAAACAAAGGCCGTCAGGGAGCTAAAGAGGCTCCGGATGTGATCAGGAAAAATATGTCTAATTTTCCGGTGATTCTTCCGGATTTCTCCATGCTGGATTTTGGAAATATTACCTGCGAGGACGGAAACCTGGAAAGTTCCCAGAATAACCTTGCAAAAAACGTATCTAAAGTACTTTTAAAAGGCGGAAAATCTCTCGTGCTAAGCGGAGGCCATGAAGTTACCTATGCCCATTATCTGGGCGTAAAAACTGCCTTTCCTGAACAAAAGATTGGGATTATCAATATTGATGCTCATTTCGATAACAGACAACCTGAAAATGGTGTAGGTCCAAGTTCCGGAACGGGATTCTGGCAGATCGCGCAGGAGGGTCCTATCAATTCTTTACACATCGGAATTCAGAGAAATTCAAATACATTAAAACTTTTCGATACGGCGCATCAGTATGGAATGAAATATATCCTTGCCGATGAGCTCTTTTTTGAAAATCTTTCTTCAATCTATCAACGCATTGATGACCTGTTGAACAACGTTGATTACGTCTATCTTACCATTTGTATGGATGTTTTTAATGCATCTATCGCTCCGGGAGTTTCTGCTTCCGCATATAATGGTATCTTTGCAGACGCAACCTTTATGCATTTTTACAGGCATATTTTAAAGAATAAAAAACTGGTTGCACTGGATGTAGCTGAGGTAAACCCGTCTTTTGATATTCAGGACAGGACGGCAAGACTGGCAGCATGTCTGGTGAATGAATGGCTAATGATGTAA
- the hutI gene encoding imidazolonepropionase → MKLIGPFKQVVTLANLPLRGKLTDDQLEIIADGGIVVDNNVIQKIGNFATLKAENPNIEIELIEGEQVILPAFVDSHTHICFGGNRANDFAMRNAGKTYLEIAESGGGIWSSVQHTRNASEEELLNTLLERINFLINLGITTIEVKSGYGLDVENELKMLRIIKKAQESTKATLVPTCLSAHLKPRDFEGSNPEYLEYILTEILPKVKEEKLANRVDIFIEKSAFQPEESKEFLLKTKGLGFEITVHADQFTPGSSRIAVEVGAKSADHLEATIDEDIDFLAQSDTVATALPGASLGLGEKFTPARKLLDAGAIVAIASDWNPGSAPMGNLITQASILATFQKLTTAEVLAGMTFRAAFALNLEDRGVLEPGKKADFVTFKTNNFQNVLYNQGSLKAENVFINGIKI, encoded by the coding sequence ATGAAATTAATAGGACCTTTCAAGCAGGTAGTAACACTTGCCAACTTACCATTAAGAGGAAAATTAACCGACGATCAACTTGAAATTATTGCTGATGGAGGAATTGTAGTGGATAATAATGTCATTCAGAAAATTGGGAATTTTGCAACATTAAAAGCCGAAAATCCCAACATAGAAATCGAACTGATAGAAGGAGAACAGGTTATTCTTCCTGCTTTTGTAGATTCACATACCCATATTTGTTTCGGTGGAAACAGAGCCAATGATTTTGCCATGCGTAATGCAGGGAAAACTTACCTGGAAATTGCAGAAAGCGGAGGCGGGATCTGGAGTTCGGTGCAACATACCAGAAATGCTTCAGAAGAAGAACTGCTGAACACTTTATTAGAACGTATAAACTTCCTTATTAATCTTGGAATTACAACTATTGAAGTAAAGAGTGGGTACGGTCTGGATGTGGAAAATGAGCTGAAAATGCTTCGAATCATTAAAAAAGCTCAGGAATCAACGAAAGCGACTTTAGTTCCTACATGCCTTTCAGCCCATTTGAAGCCGAGAGATTTTGAAGGAAGCAATCCTGAATATCTGGAGTATATCCTTACCGAAATTTTACCAAAAGTAAAAGAAGAAAAATTAGCCAACCGTGTGGATATCTTTATTGAGAAATCGGCCTTCCAGCCTGAAGAAAGTAAAGAATTTCTACTTAAAACGAAAGGTTTAGGTTTTGAAATTACCGTTCATGCTGACCAGTTTACTCCGGGAAGCTCAAGAATAGCGGTAGAAGTAGGAGCAAAATCGGCGGACCATCTGGAAGCAACAATTGATGAAGATATTGATTTTCTAGCACAATCGGATACCGTAGCAACAGCACTTCCGGGAGCAAGTTTAGGCTTAGGTGAAAAATTTACTCCGGCAAGAAAACTTTTGGATGCCGGAGCGATCGTAGCAATTGCCAGTGACTGGAATCCGGGCTCAGCGCCGATGGGAAATTTAATTACTCAAGCTTCCATTCTGGCTACTTTCCAAAAGTTGACCACTGCTGAGGTATTAGCCGGAATGACTTTTCGTGCTGCCTTTGCTCTTAATCTGGAAGATAGAGGAGTATTGGAACCTGGCAAAAAAGCTGATTTTGTTACTTTTAAAACGAATAATTTTCAGAATGTACTTTATAATCAGGGAAGTTTAAAAGCCGAGAATGTATTTATCAATGGGATAAAAATATAA
- the ruvB gene encoding Holliday junction branch migration DNA helicase RuvB, whose translation MPDFLHPDKENYSREELMQEEQIRPQSFKDFAGQRKTLENLEVFVSAAKRRGGALDHVLLHGPPGLGKTTLANIIANELGVNCKITSGPVLDKPGSLAGLLTNLEENDVLFIDEIHRLSPVVEEYLYSAMEDYKIDIMLETGPNARSVQIGLNPFTLVGATTRSGMLTKPMLARFGIQSRLEYYSIELLSVIIQRSARVLGVVIYEDAAIEIARRSRGTPRIANALLRRVRDFAEIKGNGEIEINITKYALNSLNVDEFGLDEMDNKIMRVMIENFKGKPVGISALATSIAENPETLEEVYEPFLIQEGFIIRTPRGREVTDKAYKHLNITRPKNPGELF comes from the coding sequence ATGCCAGATTTTTTACATCCAGATAAGGAAAACTACTCACGCGAGGAGCTGATGCAGGAAGAGCAAATCCGTCCCCAGAGCTTTAAAGATTTTGCGGGACAAAGAAAAACGCTGGAAAACCTTGAAGTTTTTGTTTCTGCAGCCAAAAGGCGAGGCGGAGCACTTGATCATGTACTGTTGCATGGTCCTCCGGGATTGGGGAAAACTACTTTAGCCAATATTATCGCTAATGAATTGGGAGTAAATTGTAAAATTACTTCAGGTCCTGTATTGGATAAACCGGGAAGTTTAGCAGGTTTATTGACCAATCTGGAAGAAAATGACGTTCTTTTCATCGATGAGATTCACCGTCTTTCTCCGGTAGTGGAAGAATATCTGTATTCTGCCATGGAAGATTATAAAATTGATATTATGCTGGAAACAGGCCCTAATGCGAGAAGTGTTCAGATTGGTCTGAATCCTTTTACCTTAGTAGGAGCCACCACCAGAAGTGGTATGCTGACGAAACCCATGCTTGCGAGATTTGGTATTCAAAGCAGACTGGAATACTATTCTATTGAACTTTTATCTGTGATCATTCAGAGAAGTGCAAGGGTTTTGGGAGTGGTCATTTATGAAGATGCAGCCATTGAAATTGCAAGAAGAAGCCGTGGAACACCAAGGATTGCTAATGCATTACTAAGAAGGGTACGCGATTTCGCAGAAATCAAGGGAAATGGTGAGATTGAAATCAACATTACCAAATATGCTTTAAATTCTCTTAATGTAGATGAATTCGGACTGGATGAAATGGATAACAAGATTATGCGTGTCATGATTGAAAACTTCAAAGGAAAGCCGGTTGGTATTTCTGCTCTTGCCACATCCATTGCCGAAAATCCGGAAACACTGGAAGAAGTATATGAACCATTTCTGATCCAGGAAGGATTTATTATCAGAACCCCGAGAGGAAGAGAAGTGACAGACAAAGCTTATAAACATTTGAATATTACCAGACCTAAAAACCCGGGAGAACTTTTCTGA
- a CDS encoding FMN-binding negative transcriptional regulator, translating into MFVPKLYRSEDIHVMKEIITENSFALLISSVDKIRATHSMMILNEDDPENAYIETHISRANPQAKSLKNGDEVLCDFLGAHTYISSSWYNHINVSTWNYEAVQIYGKVELMNHDELYRHLDKLTSKYENFQQCPMMVKDMGNEFVEKEMKGAFGLKIIPTEIFIKQKLSQNRKENDFQNIISHLEQSDDDARKIAEKMKLIKK; encoded by the coding sequence ATGTTTGTACCTAAATTATACAGGAGTGAAGACATACATGTGATGAAAGAAATTATCACAGAAAATTCTTTTGCTCTGTTGATTTCTTCTGTGGATAAGATTCGGGCCACACATTCTATGATGATATTGAATGAAGATGACCCGGAAAATGCTTATATTGAAACTCATATTTCAAGAGCAAATCCACAGGCGAAAAGTTTGAAAAACGGCGATGAAGTTCTTTGTGATTTTCTGGGAGCCCATACTTATATTTCAAGCAGCTGGTACAACCACATCAATGTTTCCACATGGAATTATGAGGCGGTTCAGATCTACGGAAAGGTTGAGTTAATGAATCATGATGAACTGTATCGTCATTTGGACAAATTAACATCCAAATACGAAAATTTCCAGCAATGCCCCATGATGGTGAAAGATATGGGAAATGAGTTTGTAGAAAAGGAAATGAAAGGGGCTTTCGGTCTTAAGATAATTCCGACAGAAATATTTATTAAGCAAAAGCTTTCTCAAAACAGAAAAGAAAATGATTTTCAAAACATTATTTCGCATCTGGAACAATCGGATGATGATGCCAGAAAAATTGCTGAAAAAATGAAATTAATAAAGAAATAA